A DNA window from Helianthus annuus cultivar XRQ/B chromosome 15, HanXRQr2.0-SUNRISE, whole genome shotgun sequence contains the following coding sequences:
- the LOC110913080 gene encoding 15-cis-phytoene desaturase, chloroplastic/chromoplastic, which produces MSLLGNVSATGNSVVMTSSLSRDYYFNTTSGRTDVLSFRHGDIMGHRLQFRSRTNKITVCPFKVVCVDYPRPELDNTSNFLEAAYLSSTFPTAPRPAKPLNVVIAGAGLAGLSTAKYLADAGHKPILLEARDVLGGKVAAWKDQDGDWYETGLHIFFGAYPNVQNLFGELGINDRLQWKEHSMIFAMPNKPGEFSRFDFPDVLPAPINGIWAILRNNEMLTWPEKVKFAIGLLPAMLGGQAYVEAQDGLSVQDWMRKQGIPDRVTTEVFIAMSKALNFINPDELSMQCILIALNRFLQEKHGSKMAFLDGSPPERLCKPVVDHIESLGGQVRLNSRIQKIELNKDGTVKNFLLTDGNTIKGDAYVFATPVDILKLLLPEDWKPLPYFKKLDKLVGVPVINVHIWFDRKLKNTYDHLLFSRSPLLSVYADMSVTCKEYYDPNRSMLELVFAPAEEWIARSDSDIIDATMSELSKLFPDEIAEDGSKAKILKYHVVKTPRSVYKTVPDCEPCRPLQRSPIEGFYLAGDYTKQKYLASMEGAVLSGKFCARAIVQDYELLAARGEVMAEASLV; this is translated from the exons ATGTCTCTGCTTGGAAATGTATCCGCTACCGGAAATTCTGTAGTAATGACTAGTAGTCTTTCAAGAGATTATTATTTTAACACCACCTCAGGGAGAACAGATGTCTTGTCTTTTAGACACGGTGATATTATGGGCCATCGACTGCAATTCCGATCGAGAACCAACAAGATTACTGTCTGCCCTTTCAAG GTGGTCTGCGTGGACTATCCAAGACCAGAGCTTGACAACACATCTAACTTCTTGGAAGCTGCTTACTTGTCTTCAACCTTCCCAACCGCCCCTCGTCCGGCTAAGCCCTTAAACGTTGTAATTGCTGGTGCAG GCTTGGCTGGTCTATCCACTGCTAAGTATTTGGCTGATGCCGGTCACAAGCCGATTTTGCTTGAAGCCAGAGACGTTCTTGGTGGAAAG GTAGCAGCTTGGAAAGACCAGGACGGAGATTGGTACGAGACAGGGTTACACATATTTT TTGGAGCTTACCCAAATGTACAGAACCTGTTTGGAGAGCTAGGGATTAATGATAGATTACAGTGGAAGGAACATTCTATGATATTTGCAATGCCAAACAAGCCTGGAGAGTTTAGTCGCTTTGACTTCCCAGATGTGTTGCCTGCACCAATAAATG GAATTTGGGCTATCTTGAGGAACAATGAAATGCTGACATGGCCCGAGAAAGTAAAATTTGCAATTGGACTCTTGCCTGCAATGTTGGGTGGACAAGCTTATGTTGAGGCTCAAGATGGACTTAGTGTTCAAGATTGGATGAGAAAGCAA GGCATACCGGATCGAGTTACCACTGAGGTGTTTATTGCCATGTCGAAGGCATTAAACTTCATCAATCCAGATGAACTTTCAATGCAGTGTATTCTTATTGCTCTGAACCGGTTTCTTCAG GAAAAGCATGGTTCTAAGATGGCATTTTTAGATGGCAGCCCGCCTGAAAGACTTTGCAAGCCAGTTGTTGACCATATTGAATCACTAGGTGGCCAAGTCAGACTTAATTCACGGATACAAAAGATCGAGTTAAACAAGGATGGAACTGTTAAAAACTTTTTACTGACTGATGGGAATACCATCAAAGGGGATGCTTATGTATTTGCTACTCCAG TTGACATTCTGAAGCTTCTTTTGCCCGAAGATTGGAAACCGCTTCCATACTTCAAAAAGTTGGACAAATTAGTTGGTGTTCCGGTTATAAACGTTCATATATG GTTCGACAGGAAGCTCAAAAACACTTATGATCACCTACTTTTCAGCAG GAGCCCTCTTCTTAGTGTATATGCTGACATGTCTGTTACGTGTAAG GAATATTATGATCCGAATCGGTCAATGTTGGAATTGGTTTTTGCACCTGCAGAAGAATGGATTGCACGCAGTGACTCTGACATTATTGATGCCACAATGAGTGAACTTTCAAAACTCTTTCCTGATGAAATTGCAGAAGATGGGAGCAAAGCAAAAATATTGAAATATCATGTGGTAAAAACTCCAAG GTCGGTTTATAAAACTGTACCGGATTGTGAACCTTGCCGTCCGTTGCAAAGATCTCCAATAGAAGGATTCTATTTAGCTGGTGATTACACGAAACAAAAGTATTTGGCTTCAATGGAGGGTGCGGTTTTGTCAGGAAAATTTTGTGCCCGAGCTATTGTACAG GATTACGAGTTGCTTGCTGCGAGGGGGGAAGTGATGGCTGAAGCAAGTCTGGTGTAA
- the LOC110913082 gene encoding (R)-mandelonitrile lyase-like isoform X2 yields the protein MAFVVNSTQLPPDDTYDYIIVGGGTAGCPLAATLSKNHRVLVLERGGLPFSNPNVMTREGFLPTLTHNDQSDSPAQTFTSEDGVPNARGRVLGGSSAINAGFYSRADEDFYERSEIDWDRRVVQRAYEWVEKAIVFQPELQTWQSAVRDGLLEVGVEPYNGYSLNHTLGTKIGGSTFDTSGRRHSAADLLNLANASNIKVGLYASVERVLFAPSYSLTSRQIANGVVFRDRAGGYHHAMLRDHGEVILCAGAIGSPQLLLLSGVGPRPYLSSWGIPVVRHSPYVGNYLYDNPRNGISIVSPVPLEQSLIQVVGITDSGAYLEAASNVLPFTSPAYSVFLRPSSSPLYLTVASIMEKIIGPHSSGTLRLASTDVRTNPIVRFNYFSNPLDLERCVNGSRKIGDLLRSRAMDDFKFWEWSGTDFRFVGPALPVDQSNNALMGEFCRRTVSTIWHYHGGCVVGRVVDHSLKVMGVHSLRVVDGSTFTVSPGTNPQASLLMLGRYMGMMILKERMHK from the exons ATGGCATTCGTCGTAAATTCAACCCAACTACCACCGGACGACACCTACGACTACATAATAGTCGGCGGCGGCACCGCCGGTTGCCCACTGGCAGCAACATTATCCAAAAACCACCGTGTCTTGGTTCTTGAACGAGGAGGTCTTCCTTTCTCAAACCCTAACGTCATGACACGTGAGGGTTTTCTCCCCACACTCACCCACAATGATCAATCTGACTCACCAGCGCAAACGTTTACTTCAGAGGACGGTGTCCCCAATGCCCGTGGCCGCGTTCTTGGCGGCAGCAGCGCCATTAATGCCGGCTTCTACAGCCGTGCAGACGAAGACTTCTACGAAAGATCCGAGATCGATTGGGACCGCCGCGTGGTGCAGCGCGCTTATGAGTGGGTGGAGAAGGCCATTGTGTTTCAACCCGAGTTGCAGACGTGGCAATCGGCTGTTCGTGATGGGTTGTTGGAAGTGGGTGTGGAGCCTTATAATGGGTATAGCTTGAATCACACTCTGGGTACCAAGATTGGCGGGTCCACGTTCGACACCTCCGGCCGCAGGCATAGTGCTGCTGATCTGTTGAATCTGGCTAATGCATCTAATATCAAGGTGGGTCTGTATGCTAGTGTGGAGAGGGTTTTGTTTGCCCCTTCGTATTCGCTGACGTCCAGGCAGATTGCAAACGGGGTTGTGTTTCGTGACAGGGCTGGTGGGTATCATCATGCGATGCTGCGGGATCATGGAGAGGTGATCCTTTGTGCGGGTGCTATTGGTAGCCCGCAGCTGCTGCTTCTTAGCGGCGTTGGGCCTCGCCCTTATCTCTCTTCTTGGGGGATACCAGTGGTGCGTCATTCCCCGTATGTGGGGAATTATCTGTATGACAACCCGCGCAATGGGATATCAATTGTGTCGCCTGTTCCACTGGAGCAATCTCTAATACAGGTGGTGGGGATCACCGATTCGGGTGCTTATCTTGAAGCAGCCTCCAATGTACTCCCTTTTACTTCGCCTGCGTATTCTGTTTTCCTGAGGCCGTCGTCTTCTCCCCTGTATCTTACTGTTGCCAGCATCATGGAGAAGATTATTGGGCCGCATTCTTCTGGTACGCTTCGGCTGGCATCTACTGATGTGAGAACCAACCCCATTGTGCGGTTTAACTACTTCAGTAACCCACTGGATTTGGAGAGGTGTGTGAATGGGAGCCGAAAGATTGGAGACTTGCTTAGAAGTCGGGCTATGGATGATTTCAAGTTCTGGGAATGGTCTGGTACGGACTTCAGATTTGTGGGTCCTGCCTTGCCGGTTGACCAGTCGAATAATGCGCTGATGGGTGAGTTCTGTCGGCGGACGGTGAGCACAATATGGCATTACCATGGAGGGTGTGTTGTGGGGAGAGTGGTGGATCACAGTTTGAAGGTTATGGGTGTCCACTCTCTTCGTGTGGTGGATGGTTCGACTTTTACTGTCTCTCCAGGGACCAATCCGCAGGCGAGTCTTCTGATGCTCGGCAG GTACATGGGGATGATGATTTTGAAAGAGAGAATGCACAAGTGA
- the LOC110913082 gene encoding (R)-mandelonitrile lyase-like isoform X1: MKPTMTSISNLLLIPLIALISTTLAQSDQQSPAYMAFVVNSTQLPPDDTYDYIIVGGGTAGCPLAATLSKNHRVLVLERGGLPFSNPNVMTREGFLPTLTHNDQSDSPAQTFTSEDGVPNARGRVLGGSSAINAGFYSRADEDFYERSEIDWDRRVVQRAYEWVEKAIVFQPELQTWQSAVRDGLLEVGVEPYNGYSLNHTLGTKIGGSTFDTSGRRHSAADLLNLANASNIKVGLYASVERVLFAPSYSLTSRQIANGVVFRDRAGGYHHAMLRDHGEVILCAGAIGSPQLLLLSGVGPRPYLSSWGIPVVRHSPYVGNYLYDNPRNGISIVSPVPLEQSLIQVVGITDSGAYLEAASNVLPFTSPAYSVFLRPSSSPLYLTVASIMEKIIGPHSSGTLRLASTDVRTNPIVRFNYFSNPLDLERCVNGSRKIGDLLRSRAMDDFKFWEWSGTDFRFVGPALPVDQSNNALMGEFCRRTVSTIWHYHGGCVVGRVVDHSLKVMGVHSLRVVDGSTFTVSPGTNPQASLLMLGRYMGMMILKERMHK; the protein is encoded by the exons ATGAAACCAACAATGACGTCGATCAGTAACCTCCTCCTCATCCCGTTGATCGCTCTAATTTCCACCACGCTTGCCCAATCCGATCAACAAA GTCCGGCTTACATGGCATTCGTCGTAAATTCAACCCAACTACCACCGGACGACACCTACGACTACATAATAGTCGGCGGCGGCACCGCCGGTTGCCCACTGGCAGCAACATTATCCAAAAACCACCGTGTCTTGGTTCTTGAACGAGGAGGTCTTCCTTTCTCAAACCCTAACGTCATGACACGTGAGGGTTTTCTCCCCACACTCACCCACAATGATCAATCTGACTCACCAGCGCAAACGTTTACTTCAGAGGACGGTGTCCCCAATGCCCGTGGCCGCGTTCTTGGCGGCAGCAGCGCCATTAATGCCGGCTTCTACAGCCGTGCAGACGAAGACTTCTACGAAAGATCCGAGATCGATTGGGACCGCCGCGTGGTGCAGCGCGCTTATGAGTGGGTGGAGAAGGCCATTGTGTTTCAACCCGAGTTGCAGACGTGGCAATCGGCTGTTCGTGATGGGTTGTTGGAAGTGGGTGTGGAGCCTTATAATGGGTATAGCTTGAATCACACTCTGGGTACCAAGATTGGCGGGTCCACGTTCGACACCTCCGGCCGCAGGCATAGTGCTGCTGATCTGTTGAATCTGGCTAATGCATCTAATATCAAGGTGGGTCTGTATGCTAGTGTGGAGAGGGTTTTGTTTGCCCCTTCGTATTCGCTGACGTCCAGGCAGATTGCAAACGGGGTTGTGTTTCGTGACAGGGCTGGTGGGTATCATCATGCGATGCTGCGGGATCATGGAGAGGTGATCCTTTGTGCGGGTGCTATTGGTAGCCCGCAGCTGCTGCTTCTTAGCGGCGTTGGGCCTCGCCCTTATCTCTCTTCTTGGGGGATACCAGTGGTGCGTCATTCCCCGTATGTGGGGAATTATCTGTATGACAACCCGCGCAATGGGATATCAATTGTGTCGCCTGTTCCACTGGAGCAATCTCTAATACAGGTGGTGGGGATCACCGATTCGGGTGCTTATCTTGAAGCAGCCTCCAATGTACTCCCTTTTACTTCGCCTGCGTATTCTGTTTTCCTGAGGCCGTCGTCTTCTCCCCTGTATCTTACTGTTGCCAGCATCATGGAGAAGATTATTGGGCCGCATTCTTCTGGTACGCTTCGGCTGGCATCTACTGATGTGAGAACCAACCCCATTGTGCGGTTTAACTACTTCAGTAACCCACTGGATTTGGAGAGGTGTGTGAATGGGAGCCGAAAGATTGGAGACTTGCTTAGAAGTCGGGCTATGGATGATTTCAAGTTCTGGGAATGGTCTGGTACGGACTTCAGATTTGTGGGTCCTGCCTTGCCGGTTGACCAGTCGAATAATGCGCTGATGGGTGAGTTCTGTCGGCGGACGGTGAGCACAATATGGCATTACCATGGAGGGTGTGTTGTGGGGAGAGTGGTGGATCACAGTTTGAAGGTTATGGGTGTCCACTCTCTTCGTGTGGTGGATGGTTCGACTTTTACTGTCTCTCCAGGGACCAATCCGCAGGCGAGTCTTCTGATGCTCGGCAG GTACATGGGGATGATGATTTTGAAAGAGAGAATGCACAAGTGA